One window from the genome of Mercenaria mercenaria strain notata unplaced genomic scaffold, MADL_Memer_1 contig_1645, whole genome shotgun sequence encodes:
- the LOC128551764 gene encoding bifunctional arginine demethylase and lysyl-hydroxylase JMJD6-like has product MDHRTRKRVREAKLKARPELGTDPDGWYKNGYHETIDLSKSSVKDNVERVDARSITIEEFREKYEQTYTPVVITHLQDDWQAGQKWTLDRLSKKYRNQKFKCGEDDEGYSVKMKMKYFTTYMENNKDDSPLYIFDSSYGEVRPEKKTSN; this is encoded by the exons ATGGACCACAGAACTAGGAAACGTGTGAGAGAAGCTAAATTAAAAGCTAGGCCAG AGTTGGGCACTGATCCAGATGGCTGGTATAAGAATGGGTACCATGAAACGATAGACTTGTCAAAGTCATCTGTGAAGGATAATGTAGAGAGAGTGGATGCGAGATCAATTACAATAGAAGAGTTCCGTGAGAAATACGAGCAAACATATACACCAGTAGTCATCACACATTTGCAAGATGATTGGCAGGCTGGGCAGAAGTGGACGCTTGAT CGATTGTCAAAGAAGTATCGTAACCAAAAATTTAAATGTGGAGAGGATGATGAAGGCTACTCTGTGAAGATGAAGATGAaatatttcactacatatatgGAAAATAATAAAGATGACAGTCCATTGTATATATTTGATAGCAGCTATGGAGAGGTAAGGCCAGAAAAAAAGACCAGTAATTAA